The following proteins are co-located in the Thermodesulfobacteriota bacterium genome:
- a CDS encoding thiolase family protein, which translates to MKEREDVYIIGTAMTRFGKYLDKSVKALTGEALDLVLADSGLERSDIQAAWFSNSGWGYHSFQHSVRGQVALSANGLEGLPIINVENACASGSTALHSAWAAVRAGLYDCVLAIGAEKMYDADRAKTMMMFMSGSDVEELSAFMAKFQEQERQRKEQEAREKGLEPPPAKAGGHSAFMDLYSIGARMHMKKYGTTQRQLACIAAKAHNNSVNNPYAQYTFPMTVAEVLADREVSFPLTRAMCAPVGDGAAAAILCSEDFLKRRGAGRKTRIRASVLRSGKRTGESDICERTARAAYEMAGVGPGDISVAEVHDATAFGELYQSEQMGFCPAGEGGPFAESGATAIGGKIPINPSGGLIARGHPVGASGLAQVFELVAQLHGTAGARQVSNARLAMAENGGGFIGMGEAAMAIHILEKGQ; encoded by the coding sequence ATGAAAGAAAGAGAAGACGTCTATATCATCGGCACGGCCATGACCCGGTTCGGCAAGTACCTGGATAAGAGCGTCAAGGCCCTGACCGGCGAGGCCCTGGACCTGGTGCTTGCGGACAGCGGCCTGGAACGGAGCGACATCCAGGCGGCCTGGTTTTCCAATTCCGGCTGGGGCTATCACTCCTTTCAGCACAGCGTCCGGGGGCAGGTGGCCCTGTCCGCCAACGGGCTCGAAGGACTGCCCATCATCAATGTGGAAAACGCCTGCGCCAGCGGCTCCACCGCCCTGCACTCGGCCTGGGCCGCGGTCCGGGCCGGCCTTTATGACTGCGTCCTGGCCATCGGCGCGGAAAAGATGTACGACGCCGACCGGGCCAAGACCATGATGATGTTCATGTCCGGATCGGACGTGGAGGAACTGTCGGCCTTCATGGCCAAATTCCAGGAACAGGAACGGCAGCGCAAGGAACAAGAGGCCCGGGAAAAAGGGCTGGAGCCGCCCCCGGCAAAAGCCGGCGGGCACTCGGCCTTCATGGACCTCTACTCCATCGGCGCCCGCATGCACATGAAAAAATACGGCACCACCCAGCGGCAGCTGGCCTGCATCGCCGCCAAGGCCCACAACAATTCCGTAAACAACCCTTACGCCCAGTACACCTTCCCCATGACCGTGGCGGAGGTCCTGGCCGACCGGGAGGTTTCCTTTCCCCTGACCCGGGCCATGTGCGCGCCCGTGGGGGACGGCGCCGCCGCGGCGATCCTGTGCAGCGAGGATTTCTTAAAGCGGCGGGGGGCCGGCAGAAAGACCCGCATCCGGGCCTCGGTGCTCCGGTCCGGCAAGCGGACGGGGGAAAGCGACATCTGCGAACGGACTGCCAGGGCGGCGTACGAGATGGCCGGCGTCGGCCCCGGCGATATCAGCGTGGCCGAGGTACACGACGCCACGGCCTTCGGGGAACTTTACCAGTCGGAGCAGATGGGCTTCTGCCCGGCCGGAGAGGGAGGGCCTTTTGCCGAAAGCGGGGCCACCGCCATCGGCGGGAAAATCCCCATCAATCCCAGCGGCGGCCTGATCGCCCGCGGCCATCCCGTAGGCGCCTCGGGGCTGGCCCAGGTTTTCGAACTGGTGGCCCAGCTCCATGGCACGGCCGGCGCGCGGCAGGTCAGCAATGCCCGCCTGGCCATGGCCGAGAACGGCGGCGGCTTCATCGGCATGGGCGAGGCGGCCATGGCCATCCATATTCTGGAAAAGGGGCAATAA
- a CDS encoding MBL fold metallo-hydrolase — protein MTLFRTATTFAMLAALFAGCAPTDLYRSRLIKPGLPVDPGVSVTWLGTAGVLVSDGRTDILIDPFVSRYGLLKVGLGFPLRPEQELIDGLLERLNCRNVRAVLVSHSHYDHSLDAPYFALRTGAVLAGSASTLNVGRGAGLAETQLVQVQPGEPLKLGEFTVRFIESRHGPALFGRVPYPGTIDQPLVPPAKASAYRLGGVYGILLGHPAGTLLHHGSAGFAPGMYDGIRADVILLGITGREDTATYLAEVPGKVRPGRVIPIHFDDFFTPLDDDIDFLRSAHVEEFFDSADRLSPPYRIETIPLGQPVRLLP, from the coding sequence ATGACGCTTTTTCGGACAGCCACAACCTTTGCCATGCTGGCCGCATTGTTTGCCGGATGCGCGCCGACGGATCTTTATCGTTCCCGTTTAATCAAGCCCGGCCTGCCGGTTGACCCCGGCGTGTCCGTCACCTGGCTTGGCACCGCCGGGGTGCTGGTCTCCGACGGCCGGACCGACATCCTCATCGATCCCTTTGTCAGCCGCTATGGTTTGCTGAAGGTCGGCCTGGGCTTTCCCCTGCGGCCTGAACAGGAACTGATTGACGGCCTGCTGGAACGCCTGAACTGCCGGAACGTCCGGGCCGTTCTGGTCAGCCATTCCCACTATGATCATTCCCTGGACGCCCCTTATTTCGCCTTGCGCACCGGGGCGGTCCTGGCCGGTTCCGCCAGTACGCTGAATGTCGGGCGCGGGGCCGGTCTTGCCGAAACGCAGCTGGTCCAGGTCCAGCCCGGAGAGCCCCTGAAGCTCGGTGAATTCACGGTGCGGTTTATCGAGAGCCGGCACGGCCCGGCGTTATTCGGCCGGGTGCCTTATCCCGGCACCATCGACCAGCCCCTGGTCCCCCCCGCCAAAGCCTCGGCCTACCGGCTCGGCGGCGTCTACGGGATCCTGCTCGGACACCCCGCCGGCACCCTCCTTCACCACGGCAGTGCCGGATTCGCGCCGGGCATGTATGACGGGATCCGCGCCGACGTGATTCTTCTTGGCATCACCGGCCGGGAAGATACCGCCACCTATCTGGCCGAAGTCCCGGGAAAGGTCCGGCCCGGCCGCGTCATCCCGATCCACTTTGACGATTTCTTCACCCCCCTGGATGATGACATCGATTTCCTCCGCTCGGCGCACGTTGAAGAGTTCTTCGACTCGGCCGACCGGCTGTCGCCGCCATACCGGATCGAGACCATCCCGCTGGGACAACCGGTGCGCCTGCTGCCTTAG
- a CDS encoding YwbE family protein, protein MDGTNRKNITRGCLVSVVQKQDQRTGTLTQGRVKDILTNSPSHPHGIKVRLESGIVGRVKQVLPEAQ, encoded by the coding sequence ATGGATGGAACCAACCGGAAAAATATTACCAGAGGCTGCCTGGTCTCTGTGGTCCAGAAGCAGGACCAGCGGACCGGAACCCTGACTCAGGGCCGGGTTAAGGATATCCTCACCAACTCCCCCTCTCACCCTCACGGCATCAAGGTGCGGCTGGAATCCGGCATTGTCGGCCGGGTCAAACAAGTCTTGCCGGAAGCCCAGTGA
- a CDS encoding methyltransferase: MRLSSTNRLMPIHQELFPDDTLFHRIARTVCRAGFLPRKELYEAWETARRVRRRFRGGRVVDLACGHGLLAQIMIILDQTSPLALAVDTRIPQNAETLFAAMSETWPFLRDRVCFQSRDITEIEILPGDMVVSVHACGSLTDVILARAVAARARVAVLPCCHDLKTCDTGGLSPWMPSDLAVDAVRALKLRDAGYQVYTAAIPHSITPKNRLLMGTPA, translated from the coding sequence GTGAGACTATCCAGCACCAACCGGCTCATGCCCATACACCAGGAACTGTTCCCGGACGACACCCTGTTCCACCGGATTGCCAGGACGGTCTGCCGTGCCGGGTTCCTGCCCAGAAAAGAGCTGTACGAGGCCTGGGAAACGGCCAGGCGGGTCAGGCGGCGGTTCAGAGGCGGCCGGGTGGTGGACCTGGCCTGCGGCCACGGGCTCCTGGCCCAGATCATGATCATTCTGGACCAGACATCACCGCTGGCGCTGGCCGTGGATACCCGCATCCCCCAAAACGCGGAAACCCTGTTTGCCGCCATGTCGGAAACCTGGCCGTTTCTTCGGGACCGGGTCTGTTTCCAATCCCGGGACATAACGGAGATTGAGATCCTGCCCGGTGATATGGTGGTTTCCGTCCATGCCTGCGGCAGCCTGACCGATGTGATTCTGGCCCGGGCCGTGGCGGCGCGGGCCAGGGTGGCGGTTCTACCCTGCTGCCATGACCTGAAAACCTGCGATACCGGCGGGCTGTCGCCGTGGATGCCTTCGGACCTGGCGGTTGATGCGGTCAGGGCCCTGAAGCTGAGGGATGCCGGGTATCAGGTTTACACCGCGGCCATTCCCCATTCCATTACCCCGAAAAACCGGCTGCTCATGGGAACGCCGGCTTAG